The candidate division WOR-3 bacterium genome segment CGGTGAATCGCTCTGGGTTGATAACCTCGGCTATCAATACCAGAAAGAATGGGAACAGGGTTGGTTGAAACCACCGGGTGCAATCGGTTTTGATTATCTCCAGAGCCCCTGGGATTTGAAAGAGGGCCAGGATAAAGATAACGATGGCATCCCTGACCAGCATGAAAGGGATAGTGCCTATTATGCAGGCAATGTTCCTCAGGCGCAATGGGATGTGGATGGTGATGGCACACCTGACTGGCGCGATCCTTCTGAGATCCCACAGCTCGGTATGACGGCATTCAAACGGTTTACCCTCAACCTCGAGCCGAATAAAGATAATGAACGTTATGTAACCCTTGCTGGTTACAACTTTAAGACTGGCGAATATACACCTTTTGACACTGCACCTCCTCAGCCTGATGACCAGCGTTTCTTACAGTGTAGCGGTCCCTTTGACCTTGATCCTGATTCAATCGCCACTGTGCTGGTCGGAATTATGTTGGTCGATTGGCCATATGACCAGGTAGAGCGTCCAGATACCCAGTTGGCAAAGCTTGACCAGACGGTTCAGTACATATATGATATGAACTGGCTTTTGCCCGGTCCACCTCCTCCGCCGAAATTAACCTGTGTGCCAGGTGATGGAAAGGTTACCCTAATCTGGGATAACACGCCTGAGACTGCACCAGACCCCTACTACGATGTAGTCAGTAATCCCCAGAATCCACAGACCTATGATCCTTACTACAAAAAATACGACTTTGAAGGATATCGCATATGGAAGAGTCCGACCGGCAAGACCGGTACTTGGAGTTTGATTGCATCCTTTGACTTAGCCAATGGTATTACCTTTAAAGATCCTGAGGCACCGGACTCAATTGCCCTGCAGGCTACCGACGCCGGCCTTGCCCATTCGTTCGTTGATACCGATGTCCGGAATGGTTTCGGTTACTACTATGCAGTGACTTCATTTGATTACAATTTTGTGAAAGACTACTTTGACTCGATCTATGTCGTCGATTCCCATGTCTGGATCGATACCATTGTCTATCCGGATACGGTGATCATCGATACATTTATCTATTACTACTATGACACAGTGAAAGTTGCAGGTCCAAGGCCGATCTATTTTGAGAGTGGCTTGACTGGTGTGGTAGCAGTGCCGAGAAGGGAACCGGCGAATTATAAAGAGGGTAATGTCCAAGTAGAATGGGTTACAGGTAATCCTCGCTTGACCTCCAATGTAAATGCCAAGATCGTGTATCCTTTGAATATGAAGACCGACGAGCAGTATCTCAGGTTTGGACCTATAGTCCGGGTCGGGAATCAACCTCAGTATAGTACCTATCTCCTGGATAAGGACCGCAATCCAGTTGATAGTTTCAAATTGGTGATGCCTGTGGATAGTTTTGCGCATCAATATTTCTATGAATTTAAAGAAGTCAATGGTGTGAGTGTTACACCTTGGTTTATCAAGACGAGGACCAAAGGTAGCGTGGTGATCTTCAGTGAGGTGGTAAAGGAATCAGGAACTTATCCAGATTCGCTGATCCGTTTAGATGCAACCGCAGCCGGTTGGCCAATCAACTGGGCATATCGAGGTAATGATTTCCGGGTAATCTGGAAAAAGAAGGATCCCTCAGGAGTGGTGAACACGGTGGTGGTTGTGGATATGATGACCGGTGACACGATACCCTATCGTCCCTATTTCTTGCCAAATAATGCGGTGGTCGATAGTCTGGCTGATGGCTGGTGTTTTGTATCACTATCGGGTTCTACGGATACGCTCGTTTACTCCAATCAGCCCAATTTGGGCACCCGGTATCTATATATTTGCAGTGGCAAAATTGGAATCAGTAAGACCTGGATGAAACCCGGTCATCCACGACCCTCAGAGAATGATGTCTGGGTGGTAAAGGCAACCACTCAATATGCACCAGCACCGTTTGGTGCGGAGTTTAAAATTGTTTCCCAACCCGCAGTTCTGTTAGATTCAGTCGTAACGCTGAATGTAAAAGTCGTGCCCAATCCCTATCTCGTATATAATGAGTGGCAACAATCTTCCCTTATCCGACGCTTACGGTTTATCAATTTGCCTTCGGATTGTGTGATCCGGATTTTCACCTTGAATGGCGATTTGGTTAAGACGATTGTCCATAAGGCAACGGTCGGTTCGGTCCAGGGTGATGCAGGTGGTGATGAGTGGTGGGATTTATTGACGGATAATCGACAGCTGGTGGCGAGCGGAGTCTATGTCTTCCATGTCGATTCCAAGGTTGGTCAGCAGACCGGTAAGTTTGTTATCATTCGTTAAGGAGGCAAAAATGAAGAGGTACCTTGCAATCATTCTTGTCATCGCCATTCCACTCTTTGCCGATTTTGCAAAACTGGGAACATCTGGTGCCCAGTTCTTAAAGATCAGCGTGGGCCGGGGTGCTGCTATGGGCGAGGCTTTTGTTGCGATCTCTGATGACGCCTCGGCGACTTACTGGAATCCGGCCGGACTGGGTGTGATAGGTAATCGGCAGTTTGCCTTACAGCACAACGAATGGATTGCAGATATCAAGCACGAATATCTAACTGGGGCAATACCACTTACAAATATGGGGACGCTCGGTTTCAGTCTCACAGCACTCACGATGGGCAAAATGGAGATAACCGATGTTGATGATCCGAATACCAAAACCGTGCGCGAGGATACAGGAACCGGCAGATATTTCAATGCCTCGGATTTTGCCGTGGGAATCTCCTTTGGCAGGATGTTTACCGACCGTCTTGCGGCTGGTTTTACAATTAAAGCTATTCAGGAGATGATCTGGGATATGAATGCGACCGGGATTGCGACCGATTTTGGGATTCATTATAACACCGGTTTTAAGGGATTGAAGATTGCCGCTGCCATGTCCAATTTCGGTGCGGATATCAGTTTCGGAGGAAGGAATTTAGACCGCTCTGCTGACCCATTCCCGGATTCACCACTCGACTACCAGAAAGTTCCGGTTTCAGTAAAAACAACTCCCTTCCCCTTGCCGCTCATCTTCCGTTTTGGCATCGCCATGAATCCGGTCGAGACCGAGGCCCAGCGTTTAACAGTCGCACTTGACCTGAACCATCCCAATGATAATTACGAAACGATTAATTTAGGTCTGGAATACGGTTATCTCAATACTATTTTCTTGCGCGCGGGATACAAGATGTATCTCAATATTGATTACATGAAGGCGATGACTGGAGCTGAACCGGTATACGATTCCACTGCCCAGAAATGGACCTATCCAAACTGGGGCGATAACACCGAATGGTTGCTCAACAACCTTACCGGTGGTGTGGGGTTCAATCTCAAGATGGGTGGCCGGGAGATGCGTATCGACTATGCCTATATGAATAAAGGAGTGCTCAGGGCGACACATCGGATCGGCCTGCTCTTTGGGTTTTAATTAAAAACTTAAGCAGGGTGGGGTCGGTCATCGACTCCACCCTGCAAAGGAGTGGATGATGAAAAAAATAAGCGTTGTGGTTCTGATAATCGGATTTTTAGGAGCAACAGAATTCATCCCCCGGGAAAAAATTCAGGAGGTTGCCTACAAATTTCTCAATCCGAGATTCGGTAAGAATTTATCATTGTCGCAGATAATTACTTACTACGGATGGGATGAAAATCCTAATGCCTACGGACTGGTATTCGAGGAGACGGATGGCGATTACATAACTATTATCATGGGTGCGCGATACACCACTTCACCGATAGGCGAAGTTTATCAGGGTCAACCCCATTGTATAAGGTTTTTAGACCGGGCAAAGAAGAGATTGGAAAAAGCTTTTGCTCATATTTCGGAGCTGGATCGCTACTATTACTTTGGGACCGGTGAGGAGTACGCCGGTTTTCGGATTGGGGGTAAAAAAGTTTTGATCAATGTTTTAAATTTGCAACTGAGGACCGAGGATGAACTTTTCCGGATAAAACCCGAGCCAGTCTTGGAACGCTGGACCCGGGAAAAATGGAATTATTATCTTAATAATGAAGATTTTGCAAGCCGGCAAAGCAATTACATCGATTCGGTCCCCTTCATAGATTGGGTATATGGTTGTTCACCAACCGCGGCTTCGATGATGTTCTGGTACTGGGATCATAGGAATTATGGGAAACTTGTAGATTATTTCTATACTCACTGGGATACGCCGGAGAATGAATGGAACGACTGTGCTAATACAAATCGGGAACTTGCATTGGCGATGAATACCGATACCCTAACCGGTGGCACTTACATCAGTAACATTGCACCCGGGATGCTGACAGTGGCTAATTCCTACAATGGTTATTCATTCAGTGCTTCTACTTCCCCTCAGGGTGGTTACTGGAACCAATGGGTATTTTCTTATCTCAAAAACGAGATCGATGCCCAGCGGCCATGCCATTGGAATGTTATCCAGTACTGGTATCCGCCAATGAATGAGTATATAAACCATTCTGTGACCGGAGTAGGCTACGAAATTACCAGTAACGATACTTTCGTGATCGTCCACACCACCTGGGACAACGGTGAACCGCTCTGGCCATTGGGGACATATTACAACGGTGTCTGGTCTTATGATTATGTAGTAAGTCTAATCCCTGGTGGCTCAAATCCCAATAATGTCATCCTTGATTATCCCCGAGGAGGCGATATCTACAATCTCCCGGTCATGTTCAAAAATTTAAAATACGCCATCCGCTGGCATACCACGGGTTCAGACATAAGTTACCTGAAATTGTGGTGGTCAAAGGGTACAGATGGAGAAGGTTATGATTCCCTTCGCTGGACGTTGATTGCTAATAACGTGGCTAATACAGGTAAGTATATCTGGACATGTCCCAATTTAAGTTGCTCTCTCCGTGTCAATATTGCAGCAATGAATGCGAGCAATCTCCGTTTAGCCGCGGACGGTAGTTTCGGAAGGACAAGGGTTACAGAACTAACCCATTCTGCAAACCTCAATCTCATTGGTCATTATGATACTCCTGGCTGGGCTAATGATCTTGTGATCCATGGAAATTATGCCTATATCGCAGATGGTGCAAAGGGTATAACAGTTTTAGATATCAGTGACTCCACCCTGCCCGATTTTGTAAATCAGGTAACCATCCCGGGCAATCTTGGAACGATTGGATTGGGCGGTCAGTATCTTTTCGTTGGTGATAAAGAAGATACCTTCCGGGTATTGTCGATATCCAATCCTACAAACCCTGTAGAGGTGGCAAAACTTGCTTTGAGTGATGATGTGTTAGGACTTTTTGTGGAAGGCAATCGGGTCTATGTTGCTGCCCGGAGTCAGGGGCTGGTCATTGTAGATGTCCAAATTCCTTCCAATCCAGTGATCATTGGAACATATAATACCAGTGGCTTTGCTTATGATGTGGTAGTTGCGAACAACCTTGCCTATGTTGCTGATGCCACAAAGGGAGTGCGAATAATCGATGTCTCTAATCCGGTAAATCCGGTGGAGACCGGTTATTATGATACCAATGGTATTACCTATGGAGTGGCATTATTCGGCAATTATCTTTATGCCGCGGATGGGACTGCGGGAATCAAAGTCTTTGATGCCTCAAGTCCAGATACATTAATCCTTTTGGGTTCATGTGATACACCGGGAACAGCTTCCGGCATTCAGTATTATAATGGCTACTGTTTTGTCGCTGATGGGACATTGGGTGGTATGCGGGTAATAGATGTTCGAAATCCAAACGCTCCAAGCGAAGCTGGATATATCCTTTCTTTAAGTTCCGCAGTCTCGGTATTGGTTAATCGGAGTCTTGTTTATCTTCCAGATGGAAGCACCGGGCTGCTTATAATAAGGCAGGATATAGTAGGAATAGAAGAAGGAGTTAAAGGGGGAGTCTCTTTTGGTTTAAAATTATTCCCTAAACCCGGGAAAATTGGCAATCCAGTCCATCTCCAGTTGACGGTCACCCAAGAATCTGACGGCAGATTAGAATTATTTGATCTCGCGGGCAGGAAGGTGGCTACTGTTTATCAGGGGAATTTCAAAACAGGTATCAATGAATTTCATTGGATACCCACGGGTCTCTCTTCGGGTATCTACTTTATCAGGGCAAAGATCGATTCAAAAACTGCAATCGATAAAATTCTGCTTTTAAAATAATAAAGAGAAAGGAGGTGAGAGGAAAAAGAAAAAAAACAGGTTGCAATCTCCCAGCAAATGCTGGGAACTATTTTAGCAGGATGGTTTTAAAAGAAAGGAGTGAACATGAAAAAAATATTGACAATCTTAGGGTTATTATCGGTGGTTTTGTGGGCAACCGTGGTGCCGGCAAACATAGATAAGGCAAAATTAGATGATGGGACTGGTCATTGTGATAAACATGTGCCAGTGCTGACCCGTGCCGAGATAATCCCCGCAGATTCCTCGGCAAATGAGTATTGCATGTGGACTCAGATGCAGGAATGCCTTGCCTATAATCCCACCGATGAATATCTGGAATTTGTCTGCCGGAATTTTGCGATTGGTAATAATCTTGATGTCTGGCAGACCGATAAGAACTTCACTTTCACTATAACTGATGAGAATGTTTATTCTCAGCAGTTGGGTGGTGGTGCGCGCTATCCTACCAGTGTTGCTTCAGTTGATGGTCAAGGTCCACATATCTCAGCACCCGTTCTTCAGGCTGGTGCTTGGGGATTGATGATGGGTCAGTATGAAAGCGGAGGCTGGTTCTCCTCGTTCTGGGATGACCCAGTCAATCTTGCCGGCAATGTTGGCACCCATAAGTGCATTGGCAAACAACTTCCCAATGGCAATATCCTCTTCATCGGAGTTACCGGAAGCTATGATATTCTTTATCAAACATACAATTACGACTTGACTCAGCAACTGGGTGGAGGAGTGATTTCTCCGGGTCCGAGCTACTATTTCGGATTTGATATCAATGGTGGCACGGCCTATGTCTTCTGGTATGATGCAAATTTGAATGTCTACTACAAGACTTCAACCGATGGCATCGACTGGAGTTCAACCCAGACCTACAATTTGGTTTGGCCCAATCCCTTTACGAACAATATCTTCTATTGGGGTCAGGTGGCGGTTACCGATGCCGGCAACCCGGTGATTGTATTTGATATGGTGAACGGTGATGATAATGAATATCCCTATGAAGGCAAAGTCTATGTCTCGGTTGCTCCGGGTCAACCTTGTATTGAGGTCGGAGTTACCACCGCCGGTGCAGAGAATTTCTATCCTACCATTGCCACTGGTGGGAATTATGTCGTCGTCTTGTTCGGTGAAACAAGAGGCGGCACTGGCTCAAATACTTTCTGGGACATTTACTACAACTATTCAACGGATGGTGGAACCACATGGCACACACCGGTTAGTCTTACGAGCGATATCAACGATCACAACAACTGTCTCTGGCAGATTGCCAAGAGAGTTGATGCAGTAGGAAATGGTCAGTTCTTCTTCACCTTCGGTTGCGCCATCGCCGATCCTTTGCTCGACCTCTATGACAATATCCAGAATGGTAGTCCCACACCATCCCGCTGGTATGTGGGCAGAAATCCCATCGTCGGTATTGCGGAGAACAGGACCGAGACTCCAAAGAAACTGGCACTCAATATTGCACCCAACCCGGTGCGCAATCAAGCACATATTGCCTATGCGTTACCCAAGGCAGGGAATCTCACAATCGACCTTTACAGTGCTGATGGCCGATTGGTCCGAAAGGTTGAGCAGGGTCACAGGAATGCCGGGTTCTACAGCACGAACATTGATACCCGTGAACTTGCAAATGGTGCCTATGTAGTGGTTCTCAAGGCTGGCAAAGAGCAACTCTCGGGTAAACTGGTGGTTGCCCACTAACAGAAAGAAAAATAAAAAAGGGGGCCCAAAAGCCCCCTTTTTTATTTGGTGAGCAATTGTAAATTTTGAAGTATTGGTTGATAGTGCTTATTTTTTTGTAAACCCATTCGCCAGTATTTTTGGGCGTTTTTTAAATCATGCAATTGAAAATAACAAATGCCTGCGAGATTGAATATCTCGGGTGGGATTTCATAGCCCTGCGGATATTTTATTGCTTGAACAAAGCATTGTGCTGCATTCCGGTAGTCTTTAAATTTTAGGTATAGCCTACCCAAACCTTCGTAAATAATTGGATTTGGAGACGGAATTTTCGTCCGGTAATAATCAAGAATATTCAGTGCCTTGTTAATTTCACCTTTCATAAGATAGCAGTCTGCGAGATTATAATATAGCATGGCATCGGCGTGCGGTAGATTTAAGGCGATGTTCAAATAATAAACCGCACTGTCGATTGCACCAGATTTTTTAAAGAGATATCCAAGTTGGTTATAGGCATAATGAAAATAAGGATTTAATGTGCATGCCTTCTTGAAGCTTTCGACACTTTTTCCGAAATCACCAATTTTATCATAATACAAACCTGCTACATAATACAATTCATATTTTAGCTCATCATCCGGCATGTGGAAGCCGGTGGTTAGATATTTTTCAACATCGTATAATCGATTATTTTCAAGAAGTGCCCGGCTGATTTGGATATAAACGAGAGAGGGTGGTTTTTCATACGGGTATTCGTTTTTAAAAAATTTATTCCTGGTCCCGATCATAGAGAATAAAAAAATACCGAAAATGATTGAGAGAGAAGGGTAATTCTTTTGCTTAAAATCCTTTATAATGGTGATTAGAATATATCCAGCATACAGGCAAAAGAATGGAATAACCGGCAATCTATAACGGGAGGCGATGAACATTAAAATTATGGTCAAGCTGTAAATAGCATTGAAAAATAACACGAAGAAAAACAGTATCTTTGATCTTTTATTTTTTTCAAAAACTGTGTAATAAATTAAGCCGGTAAGCGCCAGTGGAAATAAAAGTCCTGCCCGGGGCAGGGGTAGATGACTGAGAATAGAGAAATTATTAAAAAATTGCTCATCGGTATTACGTGGAAATTCATGGGCATTAAAAAACAAAAGGGCCTTTTTAGCAGTAATCGAAATCCAGTTTAAAGGATTTTTGATGATAAATTCCAGTGCCTTTTTATACCAATAGTTCTGCATCTGGGCAAAGTTAGTTATTTTTGTCGAGATGTAAGCCGTCGTCAAGAGACTATCCCATTGATAACCTGGTTGGAGTGCTACAGTTTTATTGATCTCTGGATTATTGCCGATATAAAAATTTATCCCCCCATTATAGGATATTACTACCAGTTCCTTAGAGTGGAGAATATTCCGTAGGGTTGATAAAGTCGCGGGCAGTATGGCAATGATGAGAAACATTAAAATATATTTTATTTTTGCTAAAAGCGGAAGGTCTCGGAGAACGAGATAAATAAAAATGATTACGATGGGCAATAATATCAAAAAATTTGTGAGGGTTATTGTTAACAATCCGAAAGCGGAAGCGCTGACAAGGAGTGGGATTAAATTTATATTATTTGTCTCACTCCCCTGAGAAAACTTAATCCAAAAAACGATGTGCATCAGCATGAAAAAGATTATCAGTACCGGCGGAAGGATTTCGGAAGCGCTTTGGATTATGGGAAGATATGAGGCATAAAAGATTGCGCCCATCAGAGCGATAGAGGCATTTAATAGTTTTTGTCCAATGTAATACAACATCAAAAGATTTAGCAAGTCCATAAGAATCTGGATTATTCTGACAGCATCGACTGGATGTCTGAAAATTTTATAGCTTAGAGCTACGAAGTAGTAATAAAATGGTGGATGGTAATAGGAATTGGGCAATCCTAAGAAGTTTTTATTTACAATATGCTCTGCAACTTTTACATATTCGGCTGAATCAACAATGGGCAGATCAAAGATCGGATTATTTTTTTTCAATTGATAAAAATGAAAAAGGCGTAAGATCAAAGCCGCCAAGATTACGAAAAATAACAGCTTCTTAGGTTGCAATGGTTATTTTATCAGCCCCAACCAGGTGCCAAACAAAAACTGGAGCCGTCCGATAAGTAAAGAAAGTCGTGCCATCACGGTATAACCGAATGAGGCGCCAAAGCCAACCATGATGAATATAATGCCGAGATAGGAGATCGGTTTTAGCACACCCTTATGTTCTCGGGAGA includes the following:
- a CDS encoding T9SS type A sorting domain-containing protein, translated to MKKISVVVLIIGFLGATEFIPREKIQEVAYKFLNPRFGKNLSLSQIITYYGWDENPNAYGLVFEETDGDYITIIMGARYTTSPIGEVYQGQPHCIRFLDRAKKRLEKAFAHISELDRYYYFGTGEEYAGFRIGGKKVLINVLNLQLRTEDELFRIKPEPVLERWTREKWNYYLNNEDFASRQSNYIDSVPFIDWVYGCSPTAASMMFWYWDHRNYGKLVDYFYTHWDTPENEWNDCANTNRELALAMNTDTLTGGTYISNIAPGMLTVANSYNGYSFSASTSPQGGYWNQWVFSYLKNEIDAQRPCHWNVIQYWYPPMNEYINHSVTGVGYEITSNDTFVIVHTTWDNGEPLWPLGTYYNGVWSYDYVVSLIPGGSNPNNVILDYPRGGDIYNLPVMFKNLKYAIRWHTTGSDISYLKLWWSKGTDGEGYDSLRWTLIANNVANTGKYIWTCPNLSCSLRVNIAAMNASNLRLAADGSFGRTRVTELTHSANLNLIGHYDTPGWANDLVIHGNYAYIADGAKGITVLDISDSTLPDFVNQVTIPGNLGTIGLGGQYLFVGDKEDTFRVLSISNPTNPVEVAKLALSDDVLGLFVEGNRVYVAARSQGLVIVDVQIPSNPVIIGTYNTSGFAYDVVVANNLAYVADATKGVRIIDVSNPVNPVETGYYDTNGITYGVALFGNYLYAADGTAGIKVFDASSPDTLILLGSCDTPGTASGIQYYNGYCFVADGTLGGMRVIDVRNPNAPSEAGYILSLSSAVSVLVNRSLVYLPDGSTGLLIIRQDIVGIEEGVKGGVSFGLKLFPKPGKIGNPVHLQLTVTQESDGRLELFDLAGRKVATVYQGNFKTGINEFHWIPTGLSSGIYFIRAKIDSKTAIDKILLLK
- a CDS encoding glycosyltransferase family 39 protein, with the translated sequence MQPKKLLFFVILAALILRLFHFYQLKKNNPIFDLPIVDSAEYVKVAEHIVNKNFLGLPNSYYHPPFYYYFVALSYKIFRHPVDAVRIIQILMDLLNLLMLYYIGQKLLNASIALMGAIFYASYLPIIQSASEILPPVLIIFFMLMHIVFWIKFSQGSETNNINLIPLLVSASAFGLLTITLTNFLILLPIVIIFIYLVLRDLPLLAKIKYILMFLIIAILPATLSTLRNILHSKELVVISYNGGINFYIGNNPEINKTVALQPGYQWDSLLTTAYISTKITNFAQMQNYWYKKALEFIIKNPLNWISITAKKALLFFNAHEFPRNTDEQFFNNFSILSHLPLPRAGLLFPLALTGLIYYTVFEKNKRSKILFFFVLFFNAIYSLTIILMFIASRYRLPVIPFFCLYAGYILITIIKDFKQKNYPSLSIIFGIFLFSMIGTRNKFFKNEYPYEKPPSLVYIQISRALLENNRLYDVEKYLTTGFHMPDDELKYELYYVAGLYYDKIGDFGKSVESFKKACTLNPYFHYAYNQLGYLFKKSGAIDSAVYYLNIALNLPHADAMLYYNLADCYLMKGEINKALNILDYYRTKIPSPNPIIYEGLGRLYLKFKDYRNAAQCFVQAIKYPQGYEIPPEIFNLAGICYFQLHDLKNAQKYWRMGLQKNKHYQPILQNLQLLTK
- a CDS encoding T9SS type A sorting domain-containing protein gives rise to the protein MKKILTILGLLSVVLWATVVPANIDKAKLDDGTGHCDKHVPVLTRAEIIPADSSANEYCMWTQMQECLAYNPTDEYLEFVCRNFAIGNNLDVWQTDKNFTFTITDENVYSQQLGGGARYPTSVASVDGQGPHISAPVLQAGAWGLMMGQYESGGWFSSFWDDPVNLAGNVGTHKCIGKQLPNGNILFIGVTGSYDILYQTYNYDLTQQLGGGVISPGPSYYFGFDINGGTAYVFWYDANLNVYYKTSTDGIDWSSTQTYNLVWPNPFTNNIFYWGQVAVTDAGNPVIVFDMVNGDDNEYPYEGKVYVSVAPGQPCIEVGVTTAGAENFYPTIATGGNYVVVLFGETRGGTGSNTFWDIYYNYSTDGGTTWHTPVSLTSDINDHNNCLWQIAKRVDAVGNGQFFFTFGCAIADPLLDLYDNIQNGSPTPSRWYVGRNPIVGIAENRTETPKKLALNIAPNPVRNQAHIAYALPKAGNLTIDLYSADGRLVRKVEQGHRNAGFYSTNIDTRELANGAYVVVLKAGKEQLSGKLVVAH
- a CDS encoding PorV/PorQ family protein, with the protein product MKRYLAIILVIAIPLFADFAKLGTSGAQFLKISVGRGAAMGEAFVAISDDASATYWNPAGLGVIGNRQFALQHNEWIADIKHEYLTGAIPLTNMGTLGFSLTALTMGKMEITDVDDPNTKTVREDTGTGRYFNASDFAVGISFGRMFTDRLAAGFTIKAIQEMIWDMNATGIATDFGIHYNTGFKGLKIAAAMSNFGADISFGGRNLDRSADPFPDSPLDYQKVPVSVKTTPFPLPLIFRFGIAMNPVETEAQRLTVALDLNHPNDNYETINLGLEYGYLNTIFLRAGYKMYLNIDYMKAMTGAEPVYDSTAQKWTYPNWGDNTEWLLNNLTGGVGFNLKMGGREMRIDYAYMNKGVLRATHRIGLLFGF